One window of the Dreissena polymorpha isolate Duluth1 chromosome 5, UMN_Dpol_1.0, whole genome shotgun sequence genome contains the following:
- the LOC127832154 gene encoding uncharacterized protein LOC127832154: MKSHLIYNDSVAFCKKCGYRVVTIESKEEQTFLASQMKIHIPTPRSSYNNHGDNDGFFLDFYNPEGNQTIRMDNKSIVLFTIFADGQPNGMHHYIAAMGYDNWLWHDVAKRDRFQTVCEIGIKEFYVW; encoded by the exons ATGAAGAGCCATCTAATCTATAACGACAGCGTG GCATTTTGCAAGAAATGCGGTTATCGTGTTGTGACTATTGAGTCCAAAGAAGAACAAACATTTTTGGCGAGTCAAATGAAGATCCATATCCCTACACCACGTTCATCATACAACAATC ACGGTGACAATGACGGTTTCTTCTTGGATTTTTACAATCCCGAAGGAAATCAAACTATTCGAATGGACAACAAATCCATTGTACTATTCACAATATTTGCTGATGGCCAGCCGAATGGCATGCACCATTACATTGCTGCTATGGGTTACGACAATTGGCTTTGGCATGACGTTGCAAAACGGGATAGATTCCAAACCGTTTGCGAGATAGGGATAAAGGAATTCTATGTTTGGTAA